The Sphingomicrobium sp. genome has a window encoding:
- a CDS encoding ATP-binding protein yields MRKLYSPITALLAVASTIAAASFALTAVSYTRITQVAEKAETNEFIVLVSAQKLSVDLLNAQRGFRGYLISNDAQYLDAYDAAIAAAQVDLRKLRDATRERPQDIEDVRQLTRAARAALQIFGKGVELSRLGRHHDAIDLVESGVSKSPLDQAETLLASIQNRALAERTKREALARESARSAARATVLLAALAILLVTLALVVGWAALRVKQRESRTARRDHERLQELFSQAPVFIAIGSFPDLRFEYVNEAYERLVGRSDLVGKTVSEALPEVVSQGFIELLQLAGSGEAVLRRAAPLTLCPEGSDHEVEAYVDFSFQPVRDGFGKVIRIFCVGYDVTREHSIRAQATQLAQELEDARQATALSSLASTIAHELNQPLGAASNYLATAQALSAETSLRRTRVAEVVDRANEQVLRAGEIIRGIMALAGRRPLRRQDVMLKEAIGSALKTAKVSGNLIPSVRCQFPKEPLVVKADRAQLEEVILNLVRNASQALGEDPAGRVTIAVARSNDCAVIKVSDNGPGFAPAVIRSSLKIGTSTTGGLGLGLAIARTIVEAHDGKLKIDNLPDRGAQVRIELPLAN; encoded by the coding sequence TTGCGCAAGCTCTACTCCCCAATTACCGCACTACTTGCGGTCGCCTCGACGATAGCTGCAGCTAGCTTCGCGCTTACAGCTGTATCCTACACAAGAATAACGCAGGTTGCCGAAAAGGCTGAGACAAACGAGTTCATCGTGCTGGTTTCAGCACAAAAGCTCAGCGTCGACCTACTAAACGCGCAGCGCGGATTCCGCGGCTATCTCATCTCTAACGATGCGCAATATCTCGACGCTTACGACGCTGCCATTGCTGCGGCGCAAGTCGACTTGCGCAAGCTGCGTGATGCCACGCGCGAGCGGCCGCAGGACATAGAAGATGTTCGGCAGCTTACGAGGGCGGCACGCGCCGCCCTTCAGATCTTCGGCAAAGGAGTGGAGCTTTCCCGTTTAGGTCGCCATCACGATGCTATTGATCTTGTGGAAAGCGGCGTCAGCAAGTCGCCTCTGGATCAAGCTGAAACCTTGCTCGCATCCATCCAGAACAGAGCATTAGCAGAGCGTACGAAGCGCGAAGCATTAGCCAGAGAGAGTGCTCGATCAGCAGCACGCGCTACGGTTCTGCTCGCAGCTCTGGCAATTCTCCTCGTCACCCTGGCACTTGTGGTCGGTTGGGCGGCACTGCGGGTTAAACAGCGGGAATCCAGAACTGCTCGCAGAGACCATGAACGGCTGCAGGAGCTTTTTTCCCAAGCGCCAGTGTTCATAGCCATCGGCAGTTTTCCCGATCTTCGCTTCGAATACGTCAATGAAGCTTATGAGCGTCTGGTCGGCCGCTCCGATCTTGTCGGCAAAACTGTAAGTGAGGCGCTCCCCGAGGTCGTATCACAGGGCTTCATCGAACTGCTGCAGCTTGCGGGGTCGGGAGAGGCTGTTTTGCGCCGTGCCGCGCCTCTGACACTTTGTCCTGAAGGCAGTGATCACGAGGTGGAAGCTTACGTCGACTTCAGCTTCCAGCCCGTGCGGGACGGATTTGGCAAGGTGATACGTATTTTTTGCGTTGGCTACGACGTCACTCGCGAGCACTCGATAAGGGCGCAGGCCACTCAATTGGCGCAAGAACTCGAAGACGCGCGCCAGGCCACGGCGCTGAGCAGTCTTGCCTCTACTATCGCACACGAACTCAATCAGCCACTCGGTGCTGCAAGCAATTACCTAGCGACGGCGCAGGCGCTTAGTGCCGAAACAAGTTTAAGGCGGACCAGAGTTGCCGAAGTCGTCGACCGGGCTAACGAACAGGTCCTGCGTGCCGGCGAGATCATAAGAGGCATCATGGCACTCGCCGGTCGGCGCCCGCTTCGTAGGCAAGATGTTATGCTGAAGGAGGCGATAGGAAGCGCCCTGAAGACAGCTAAGGTAAGCGGCAATCTTATTCCAAGTGTCCGTTGCCAATTCCCTAAAGAACCGCTGGTCGTGAAAGCTGATCGCGCGCAGTTGGAAGAGGTGATCCTCAACCTAGTCCGGAATGCTTCGCAAGCTTTAGGTGAAGACCCGGCTGGCAGGGTCACGATAGCGGTAGCACGCAGTAACGATTGTGCGGTCATAAAGGTCAGCGATAATGGGCCGGGTTTCGCTCCAGCCGTAATTCGCTCATCGCTCAAAATCGGCACCTCCACTACAGGCGGTCTCGGCCTCGGCCTGGCGATCGCCCGCACTATCGTTGAGGCGCACGACGGCAAGCTCAAGATAGATAACCTGCCGGACCGAGGAGCGCAGGTCCGCATCGAGCTACCGCTCGCGAATTGA
- a CDS encoding DUF2243 domain-containing protein yields the protein MLGIGLGGFFDGILLHQILQVHAMLSAKLPLDNMANMKTNMTADGLFHAVTWLATLVGVALLWKAVNRHIDVRPTGIGLVGYMLAGWGWFNLIEGIIDHHILNLHHVIQALGQSIWDWLFLASGIVLIVVGHTMGRRAYREGHDTRT from the coding sequence ATGCTGGGCATTGGCCTCGGCGGCTTTTTCGATGGAATCCTGCTCCATCAGATCTTGCAGGTTCACGCGATGCTTTCAGCGAAGTTGCCGCTGGACAATATGGCCAACATGAAGACCAACATGACGGCTGATGGGCTGTTTCACGCCGTGACTTGGCTGGCGACCCTTGTCGGCGTTGCTCTTCTCTGGAAAGCCGTGAACCGGCACATCGACGTCCGTCCTACTGGTATCGGACTGGTCGGCTACATGCTCGCCGGTTGGGGCTGGTTCAATCTCATTGAAGGCATCATTGACCACCACATTCTCAACCTTCACCACGTCATCCAAGCGCTCGGACAATCCATCTGGGATTGGTTATTTCTCGCGTCCGGCATTGTCCTGATTGTTGTCGGACACACGATGGGTCGCAGGGCCTATCGCGAGGGCCACGACACCCGAACGTAG
- a CDS encoding glycosyltransferase family 2 protein, with protein sequence MTAPLVSVVVPVFNRRSVIREAIASLVGQTLKSTEIIIVDDGSSDGSAEAADRAAAGRARIIVHSANRGIPAARNTGLEAARGRYVAWLDSDDVARPRRLERQVKYLEQHQDIALVGSGAGRMTATGGRKLGARIPFRAHETLTASLLFRSPFQQSSITGRAEILKAYEYRAEFPVCEDLDMFIRLSRRQRLANLPQVLIDRRIHSGQIGRAESGLVRDRKRLLLSDLVRELDIEPTADELDKHINLGNPKKSPPPPEFMEWAEQWIRHLAASNARTGRYDERAFATVCARTWIAAAIAAIARGGLLRTSRYLCRSPLTSGLNADLAKWSASVVAGLAA encoded by the coding sequence GTGACCGCTCCTCTCGTTTCCGTCGTCGTGCCGGTGTTCAACCGCCGGTCTGTGATCCGAGAAGCAATAGCTAGCCTGGTCGGGCAAACCCTTAAGAGCACTGAAATTATCATCGTCGACGATGGATCAAGCGACGGGTCGGCCGAAGCGGCGGACCGCGCCGCGGCTGGTCGCGCACGAATCATCGTTCATTCCGCGAACCGGGGTATCCCGGCAGCGCGCAACACCGGCTTGGAGGCGGCGCGCGGCCGTTACGTCGCGTGGCTTGATAGCGACGACGTCGCGCGGCCGCGGAGGCTCGAGCGGCAAGTGAAATATCTGGAGCAACATCAGGACATTGCCCTGGTGGGCTCGGGCGCAGGGCGCATGACCGCCACTGGCGGCAGAAAGCTGGGAGCACGAATTCCGTTCCGCGCGCACGAGACGCTGACGGCTTCCCTGCTGTTCCGCTCCCCGTTTCAGCAATCGTCAATCACCGGGCGCGCCGAGATTCTTAAAGCCTATGAATACCGCGCCGAGTTCCCGGTCTGCGAAGACCTCGATATGTTCATCCGCCTATCTCGCAGGCAGCGATTGGCGAACCTGCCGCAGGTACTCATCGATCGCCGCATCCACTCGGGTCAGATAGGCAGGGCGGAGAGCGGCTTGGTGCGAGACCGCAAGAGGTTGCTGCTCTCCGATCTGGTGCGAGAACTGGACATCGAACCAACTGCCGATGAACTCGACAAGCACATCAACCTCGGCAACCCCAAGAAGAGCCCGCCGCCGCCAGAATTCATGGAGTGGGCAGAACAATGGATTCGCCATTTGGCGGCCTCGAATGCACGCACGGGGCGATACGACGAGCGCGCATTTGCAACGGTCTGCGCTCGAACCTGGATTGCTGCCGCTATCGCGGCAATCGCAAGAGGAGGTTTATTGCGGACCAGCCGTTACTTGTGCAGGTCACCACTAACCTCAGGCTTAAACGCGGACTTGGCGAAATGGAGCGCTTCAGTGGTGGCTGGCCTCGCTGCCTGA
- a CDS encoding isoaspartyl peptidase/L-asparaginase family protein, producing the protein MNESHGQKHWALIVHGGAKHIERDEEQDNRSGIAAAATVGAKILEDGGSALDAVEAAIRVLEDLPVFNAGRGSCLNEAGEIEMSSGLMDGSDLSVGAVGAIRNVRNPVRVARALLREREVLLVGDGASLFARECGAEFASDEYLKDTPRAAAEHDTVGAVALDLDGNIAAGTSTGGLPGKRVGRVGDSPLAGAGFYAQNGVGGVSLSGDGESIIRVGAAARIMGGIDDLGPEVASTRALDLLPVVGGKDGDGGAIVIRADGQLGWHHNSSHFAVAIMTSDMDEPSAWLSKQEECNER; encoded by the coding sequence ATGAACGAAAGTCATGGTCAGAAGCACTGGGCGCTCATCGTCCACGGCGGAGCCAAGCACATCGAGCGAGACGAGGAGCAGGACAACCGCTCCGGGATCGCAGCGGCTGCGACCGTCGGTGCAAAAATCCTGGAGGACGGGGGTAGTGCGCTTGACGCGGTCGAGGCGGCGATCCGCGTGCTCGAAGATTTGCCCGTCTTCAATGCAGGGCGCGGCTCCTGCCTCAACGAGGCTGGCGAAATCGAGATGTCTTCAGGACTGATGGATGGAAGCGACCTTAGCGTTGGCGCGGTGGGAGCGATCCGCAACGTCCGGAATCCGGTTCGCGTGGCCCGAGCGCTGCTGCGCGAACGCGAAGTGCTGCTCGTCGGTGATGGCGCGAGCCTCTTCGCCAGGGAATGCGGCGCCGAGTTTGCAAGCGACGAATATCTCAAGGACACGCCGCGCGCTGCTGCGGAGCATGACACGGTCGGCGCCGTGGCCTTGGACTTGGACGGCAATATCGCCGCGGGCACCTCAACCGGGGGCCTGCCCGGCAAGCGCGTAGGCCGGGTGGGTGACAGCCCGCTCGCCGGCGCAGGCTTCTACGCACAGAATGGCGTCGGCGGTGTTTCGCTTTCGGGAGACGGCGAAAGCATCATTCGAGTCGGTGCCGCGGCACGGATCATGGGCGGCATCGACGATCTCGGCCCGGAAGTTGCGAGCACTCGAGCGCTCGATCTCCTGCCGGTCGTCGGAGGCAAGGACGGGGACGGTGGCGCGATCGTCATCCGCGCCGACGGCCAGTTAGGTTGGCACCACAACAGCAGCCACTTCGCAGTCGCCATCATGACTAGCGACATGGACGAGCCGAGTGCCTGGCTCAGCAAGCAAGAAGAATGCAATGAACGATAA
- a CDS encoding AAA family ATPase: MATAHLVHGFLGVGKTTFAKRLERSLPAVRFSHDEWMVRFYGTDPPADLFEHHSRAVTEQIDLLWPRCLELGVDVVLDVGFWSRKERDQAKARARARGADVLLDRLNCPEHVARTRLRIRNENLDGSLLITDATYDLLRMRFEPLTPDEERQEVDG; encoded by the coding sequence ATGGCCACGGCGCACCTCGTCCACGGCTTCCTCGGCGTTGGTAAGACCACCTTCGCAAAGCGGCTGGAGCGAAGCCTTCCTGCAGTCCGCTTCAGTCATGACGAGTGGATGGTGCGCTTCTACGGGACTGATCCGCCTGCGGATCTTTTCGAGCATCATTCACGAGCGGTCACCGAACAGATCGACCTCCTTTGGCCGCGATGTCTCGAGCTCGGCGTGGACGTGGTGCTCGACGTAGGCTTCTGGTCTCGGAAGGAGCGCGACCAAGCCAAAGCAAGAGCGAGAGCACGCGGTGCCGACGTCTTGCTCGATCGCCTCAACTGTCCGGAACATGTGGCGCGGACACGTCTCAGGATCCGCAACGAGAACTTGGACGGCAGTCTGCTAATCACCGATGCGACGTACGACTTGCTCAGAATGCGCTTTGAACCGCTCACGCCAGATGAGGAGCGACAGGAAGTGGACGGTTAG
- a CDS encoding cyanophycinase produces MNDKERKGCLIIIGGHEDRDPQGDRLILKEVARHVKKGKLVLATVASRQPAGYFEEYQNAFADLGIGELVELYLEDRGEAWDREKLQVLDDAAGIFFSGGDQLRITSQIGDTGIEAKVRALFERGGLVAGTSAGASVMSETMLVRGTNRETHRIGDLSMAPGLGLIADVIVDQHFAERGRFGRLIGAVAHNPRMLGMGIDENTAAVVEGRSLSVIGEGAVYIVDGSRSTYSNVGDAKTDVTLAMHNIAVHVLADGNRFDLTSRQPSSSDS; encoded by the coding sequence ATGAACGATAAAGAGCGGAAGGGCTGCCTGATCATCATTGGCGGCCACGAGGACCGTGATCCGCAAGGTGACCGCTTGATCCTCAAGGAGGTCGCCCGGCATGTGAAAAAGGGGAAGCTCGTGCTCGCTACGGTCGCGAGCCGACAGCCGGCAGGCTATTTCGAGGAATATCAAAATGCCTTCGCCGACCTGGGGATCGGCGAGCTGGTTGAACTCTATCTCGAGGACCGGGGAGAAGCCTGGGATCGTGAAAAGCTGCAAGTCCTCGACGATGCCGCGGGCATCTTCTTTTCGGGCGGCGACCAGCTGCGCATCACCAGCCAAATCGGCGACACAGGCATCGAAGCGAAAGTGCGCGCGCTATTCGAGCGCGGCGGCCTCGTCGCGGGCACTTCGGCTGGGGCCTCGGTGATGAGCGAAACGATGCTCGTTCGCGGCACCAACCGGGAAACGCACAGGATCGGCGATCTCAGCATGGCACCCGGCCTTGGCCTTATTGCCGATGTCATCGTTGACCAGCACTTCGCCGAACGGGGGCGCTTCGGCCGGCTCATCGGCGCCGTAGCCCACAACCCGCGAATGCTGGGAATGGGGATCGACGAGAATACCGCCGCGGTCGTTGAAGGGCGCTCACTCAGTGTGATCGGCGAGGGCGCGGTTTACATCGTGGACGGAAGCCGATCGACATACTCAAATGTCGGCGACGCGAAGACCGACGTCACTTTGGCGATGCACAATATCGCGGTTCACGTTCTTGCCGATGGCAACCGATTCGACCTCACTTCTCGGCAACCTTCGTCGTCAGACAGCTAA
- a CDS encoding DUF983 domain-containing protein has translation MTVQPKRLQANRFVDDTGHAWPPLPPYETGLRSRCPRCGKGRLFDGFLKLREDCEVCGLDYSYADPADGPAIFVQLFACVPGVLFMILLEIIKSPPLWVHLFVSLPIVVLSTLGPLRPIKGWLVASQFFHEAREGQIVG, from the coding sequence ATGACCGTGCAGCCGAAGCGCCTTCAGGCAAACCGTTTTGTCGATGACACAGGGCATGCGTGGCCGCCGTTACCCCCATATGAGACCGGCCTTAGAAGCAGGTGTCCTCGATGCGGGAAGGGGCGACTCTTTGATGGCTTTCTGAAGCTGCGTGAGGATTGCGAGGTCTGTGGCCTCGATTACTCGTATGCCGATCCCGCAGACGGTCCAGCCATCTTTGTGCAGTTGTTCGCGTGCGTTCCCGGCGTGTTGTTCATGATCTTGCTTGAGATCATCAAGAGCCCGCCGCTTTGGGTGCACTTGTTCGTCAGCCTGCCCATCGTCGTGCTCAGCACGCTTGGACCGTTGCGCCCGATCAAGGGCTGGCTCGTTGCAAGCCAGTTCTTTCATGAAGCGCGGGAAGGGCAGATCGTCGGCTAG
- the cphA gene encoding cyanophycin synthetase → MTSDQEPRNLFSASESPAEARLIERPMRVLEVGVYRGPHYYSLTPMVRVMLDLGKLEASPSNQIDGFSERLLKLLPGLERHHCSLKKHGGFVSRLVQGTWLGHVAEHVALELQTLVGPRVCRGKTRSVKGRPGVYNIMFAYRYEDVALMAGRVALELVNTLLPEELAGIEKLDRVYQLDGTFDLEGRLAELRRLVSRSAYGPTTQALVDEARRRDIPVMRLNEGSLIQLGHGKYQKRIRASITGQTPFIAADIASDKNLTKALLGSSGIPVPQGVVGRKLEDILPQARRIGFPLVTKPLDGNHGRGITIGISDEEQLRFGFKLAREHGRQVIVEQLFAGRDHRILVIGGKLVAVAERVPAHVIGDGIHSIAELVEIVNRDPRRGEGHEKVMTRIRIDEHVREYIARSGLTPDSVPTAGDVVMLRATANLSTGGTAIDRTNEIHFDNAEIARRAAAIIGLDIAGIDFICPDITQSVRETGGGIIEVNAAPGFRMHLEPSEGAPRDVARPVIAMLYPRGSRSRIPIVGITGTNGKSTTARMLKHVLRYTGCTVGLTSTTGIYVNDVLVAEGDMTGPKSARMILRDPTVDVAVLETARGGILREGLGYDEADIGAVLNISADHLGLKGVETIEDLANVKSLVVETVRPRGTSVLNADDPLCVRMARRAGGSITWFSLKSGADMSPQLRRHIEEGGAAVVREAGPEGGTIVLYEEYQRQVVMKAGDIPATLHGMATFNIANAMAAIAIAVAHRVPLVTIRSALATFQSSFEQNPGRLNVHDAHGFRVIVDYAHNAAGLTALGEVINGLRHRYKHTIGAVSIAGDRRDEDIVELGRIAGGIFDEIIFREDPYTRGRPRGQIMNLLRKGALEAGASAAAMHLIAGESESTAAALMAAAPGDLVVITPTDVFACWAQVNEFEKVASPTDRHAHVIAAE, encoded by the coding sequence ATGACCTCTGACCAGGAGCCCCGAAACCTGTTCTCCGCGAGCGAAAGTCCCGCAGAAGCTCGGCTGATCGAGCGGCCAATGCGTGTGTTGGAAGTGGGGGTCTATCGCGGCCCGCACTATTACAGCCTCACGCCCATGGTCCGGGTCATGCTCGATCTCGGGAAACTCGAGGCTTCGCCGTCGAACCAGATCGACGGCTTTTCTGAGCGTCTCCTGAAACTGCTTCCGGGCCTCGAGCGGCACCATTGCAGCTTGAAGAAGCACGGTGGATTCGTGTCTCGATTGGTTCAGGGCACATGGCTTGGGCACGTGGCCGAGCATGTCGCGCTGGAACTACAAACCCTCGTCGGCCCGCGCGTTTGCCGCGGCAAGACCAGGTCGGTCAAAGGCAGGCCCGGCGTCTACAACATCATGTTCGCTTATCGGTACGAGGACGTGGCTCTCATGGCAGGCCGCGTCGCGCTGGAACTCGTCAATACTCTTCTTCCCGAAGAACTTGCGGGGATCGAGAAGCTGGACCGTGTCTATCAACTGGATGGAACCTTCGACCTCGAAGGTCGGCTCGCCGAGCTGCGCCGTCTGGTCAGTCGTTCGGCCTATGGCCCAACGACTCAAGCCCTGGTCGACGAAGCGCGCCGCCGCGACATTCCCGTCATGCGGCTGAACGAGGGAAGTCTGATCCAGCTCGGTCACGGTAAGTACCAGAAACGGATACGCGCAAGTATTACCGGACAGACGCCGTTCATCGCCGCCGATATCGCAAGCGATAAAAATCTCACCAAGGCGCTTCTCGGCAGCAGCGGAATCCCGGTCCCGCAGGGTGTTGTCGGACGCAAGCTCGAGGACATCCTGCCTCAGGCGCGACGCATCGGCTTCCCGCTCGTGACCAAACCGCTCGACGGTAATCACGGGCGCGGAATTACGATCGGCATTTCGGACGAAGAGCAACTTCGGTTCGGCTTCAAGCTTGCCCGGGAACATGGCCGACAGGTTATAGTCGAACAGCTATTCGCCGGTCGCGATCACCGCATCCTCGTCATAGGCGGCAAGCTGGTCGCGGTTGCCGAACGCGTGCCTGCTCACGTCATCGGCGACGGGATCCATTCAATTGCCGAGTTGGTCGAGATCGTGAACCGTGATCCGCGCCGGGGCGAGGGTCACGAGAAAGTGATGACCCGGATCAGGATCGACGAACATGTACGCGAGTATATCGCTAGATCGGGGCTCACCCCCGACAGCGTTCCGACGGCCGGCGATGTCGTCATGTTGCGAGCAACCGCCAACCTGTCGACCGGGGGCACGGCGATCGACCGCACGAACGAGATCCACTTCGACAATGCGGAAATCGCACGCCGCGCGGCTGCCATCATCGGCCTGGATATCGCGGGTATCGACTTCATCTGCCCCGACATCACCCAGTCCGTACGCGAAACCGGCGGCGGTATCATCGAGGTGAATGCGGCACCGGGGTTCCGGATGCACCTTGAACCATCGGAAGGCGCGCCGCGTGATGTCGCCCGTCCCGTAATTGCGATGCTTTACCCGCGCGGCTCGCGAAGCCGCATCCCAATTGTTGGCATCACCGGCACTAATGGGAAGTCAACGACCGCTAGAATGCTGAAGCACGTTCTTCGGTATACCGGCTGCACCGTCGGTCTCACTTCAACGACGGGCATCTATGTCAATGACGTCCTGGTTGCCGAGGGAGACATGACCGGGCCTAAGAGCGCTCGCATGATACTGCGGGACCCCACCGTCGACGTGGCCGTGCTGGAAACCGCCCGCGGCGGCATACTTCGTGAAGGTCTTGGATATGACGAGGCGGACATTGGAGCCGTGCTCAACATCTCTGCCGACCACCTCGGCCTAAAAGGGGTCGAGACGATTGAGGACCTCGCGAACGTGAAATCGCTTGTGGTCGAAACCGTTCGACCCCGAGGCACGTCGGTTCTCAACGCCGATGATCCCCTTTGCGTGCGGATGGCGCGCCGCGCGGGCGGAAGCATTACCTGGTTCTCGCTGAAAAGCGGAGCGGACATGTCGCCGCAGTTACGCCGCCACATCGAGGAGGGCGGTGCCGCGGTTGTGCGAGAAGCCGGCCCTGAGGGCGGCACCATCGTGTTGTACGAAGAATATCAGCGCCAAGTCGTGATGAAGGCGGGTGATATTCCCGCAACCCTACATGGAATGGCGACATTCAACATCGCGAACGCGATGGCGGCTATTGCTATCGCGGTGGCCCATCGCGTGCCGTTGGTCACCATTCGATCCGCGCTCGCAACGTTCCAATCGAGCTTCGAGCAGAACCCGGGTCGTCTCAATGTGCATGACGCCCACGGCTTCAGAGTGATCGTGGATTATGCACATAATGCGGCCGGGCTCACCGCTCTCGGCGAAGTCATCAACGGGCTACGACACCGCTACAAGCACACGATCGGTGCCGTTTCCATTGCCGGCGATCGCCGCGACGAAGACATAGTCGAGCTTGGCCGCATCGCCGGCGGCATATTCGATGAGATCATCTTCCGTGAGGACCCCTATACGCGCGGCCGGCCTCGCGGCCAGATCATGAACCTGTTGCGCAAGGGCGCTTTGGAGGCTGGCGCGTCGGCGGCGGCAATGCACCTGATCGCAGGCGAGTCGGAGTCAACCGCCGCCGCGCTGATGGCCGCAGCACCGGGCGACCTCGTCGTGATCACGCCGACGGATGTCTTTGCCTGCTGGGCGCAAGTGAACGAGTTTGAGAAGGTGGCATCGCCTACGGACCGGCACGCGCACGTGATCGCTGCCGAATGA
- a CDS encoding NADH-quinone oxidoreductase subunit B family protein produces the protein MVPGGVQQKQLQEVQRALNEKGFMVTTTEDLFNWARTGSLWWMTFGLACCAVELIHTNMPRYDLERFGSAPRASPRQSDVMIVAGTLVNKMAAPFRRVYDQMSEPRYVISMGSCANGGGYYHYSYSVVRGCDRIVPVDVYVPGCPPTPEALLYGIMTLQRKIRREGTIER, from the coding sequence CTGGTTCCGGGCGGTGTGCAGCAGAAACAACTGCAGGAAGTGCAGCGAGCGCTCAACGAGAAGGGCTTCATGGTCACTACCACTGAAGACCTCTTCAATTGGGCCCGAACTGGCTCCCTTTGGTGGATGACTTTCGGCCTAGCGTGCTGCGCCGTAGAGCTGATTCACACCAACATGCCTAGGTATGACTTAGAGCGGTTCGGATCGGCACCCCGGGCAAGCCCCCGGCAGTCCGACGTGATGATCGTCGCGGGCACGCTCGTGAACAAGATGGCTGCGCCGTTCCGCAGGGTTTACGATCAGATGAGCGAGCCACGTTACGTGATCTCAATGGGCAGCTGCGCCAATGGCGGTGGCTACTATCATTACAGCTATTCTGTGGTGCGGGGCTGCGACCGCATCGTCCCCGTTGACGTCTATGTGCCAGGGTGCCCGCCAACACCCGAAGCTTTGCTTTACGGCATCATGACACTTCAGCGAAAAATCCGACGCGAAGGCACGATCGAGCGGTGA